Proteins encoded within one genomic window of Oncorhynchus nerka isolate Pitt River linkage group LG9b, Oner_Uvic_2.0, whole genome shotgun sequence:
- the LOC115114476 gene encoding collagen alpha-1(XV) chain isoform X4: MALLRLYSLLLLMAPVHGQWWSAFLGKAQEMTTQPLTTVPTTTQVLWTTEGTEVGQVGTQTEVFTTAPVQSTPLQSIQEPAGDGTTEIKPKAKKISLKMWKSHERGSTGHLDLTELIGVPLPPSVSFITGYEGFPAYGFGPDANIGRLTKTFIPDPFFRDFAIIVTIRPSSKQGGVLFAITDAQQKVVQLGLALTPVEDETQRIQLYYTEGGEESSHSQQVASFKLPDMRNKWTRFTLSVQDQEVRLYMDCDDFQAETFHRSSRQLSFEPSSGIFVGNAGGTGLEKFVGSIQQLVIKPDPRAAEEQCEEDDPYASGDGSGDDTLHDRETEDKFMKNMERKKETARPEDMLSVPVRAPPTESPELELDEYTVHLTPTNQAHQEMLLEGGEGSHQTEEPGERSGDGRPLSYGQKGEQGEPGPMGPAGPRGPPGPSTPSEDRSGHGQPGPRGPQGPSGAPGVPGKDGQPGSKGKDGDPGQRGPHGFPGLAGEVGVKGDKGDTGVGLPGPPGPPGPLKSHSVPYGEDALGSGFGDLDDTEFIRGSPGPPGPPGQPGPPGPTRFFEASEGLFPGQPGSPGPPGRDGLVGKPGPPVIEDWFSGSGSGSAFGSEFGSGLFGSGLGSGEGPTGLDGDAGLTGPTGLKGEQGLAGPNGPMGVSGDPGLTGATGPRGPEGKMGDPGPRGLPGPTGPPGGRFFVEDVEGSGKNDMVLGTELKGPQGPPGLPGPAGPKGEDGKDGAPGLSVKGEPGASGPEGLQGLAGLPGARGLKGDKGDPGPKGECGPDGHNVPGPPGPPGPPGPIINLQDLLLNNTESMFNITEIRGPPGPMGPEGEPGRAGFPGPRGPKGDSGLPGFQGPPGMKGAKGEAGVTIAADGTVLTSVRGPRGPKGIKGERGFPGAYGVMGPIGPTGQKGEYGFPGRPGRPGMAGKKGDQGDAIGQPGLPGPPGPPGPPGPVTGLNGVNGSKGLSQGGRRRNGGAKGEKGEVGLPGMPVEPDDILPEGFVGEKGDTGYEGMKGDQGEPGLPGPPGLPGRSGLVGPKGESVIGTVGHPGAPGEPGVLGIGRPGSRGPPGPAGPPGPPPVYGSAVSIPGPPGPPGTPGITGYENPVSTYRNTNSLMRESHRAAEGSMAYVSDKGELYVRTRDGWRKVQLGELILIPAESPSSAVSQALSRPGDRTRPHSQELVGTSYVPNYNVLPHTVHSVPALHLVALNAPFSGDMRGIRGADFQCYQQARAMGLTATYRAFLSSHLQDLATIVKKGDRYNMPVINLKGEVIYSSWMNIFSGNGGVFDPSIPIYSFEGRNVMTDPTWPQKLVWHGSSTVGIRMTTNYCEAWRAGDMAVTGQASLLQTGRLLGQHTRSCSNHFIVLCIENSYIDHRRSN; the protein is encoded by the exons ATGGCTCTCCTGCGTCTTTACAGTCTGCTGCTGCTCATGGCTCCTGTTCATGGCCAGTGGTGGAGTGCTTTCCTGGGGAAAGCACAGGAGATGACCACACAGCCCCTCACCACCGTCCCCACAACCACCCAGGTATTGTGGACCACAGAAGGGACAGAGGTGGGCCAGGTGGGGACTCAGACGGAGGTCTTCACCACTGCACCTGTTCAGAGTACCCCGCTACAGAGTATACAGGAGCCTGCTGGTGATGGAACCACAGAGATCAAGCCCAAGGCTAAGAAAATATCTCTGAAAATGTGGAAGAGTCATG AGCGTGGCTCTACGGGACACCTAGACCTGACTGAGTTGATCGGAGTgccactccctccctctgtctccttcatcACCGGCTATGAGGGCTTCCCGGCCTACGGCTTCGGGCCTGACGCCAACATCGGACGTCTCACCAAGACCTTCATACCCGATCCTTTCTTCAGGGACTTTGCCATCATTGTCACCATCAGGCCCAGCAGCAAACAGGGAGGGGTGCTGTTCGCCATCACTGATGCCCAGCAGAAGGTGGTGCAGCTGGGGTTGGCACTGACGCCCGTGGAGGACGAGACCCAGAGGATTCAGCTGTACTACACCGAGGGGGGCGAGGAGTCCTCACACAGCCAACAGGTGGCGTCCTTCAAGTTGCCTGATATGAGGAATAAGTGGACGCGCTTCACTCTGTCGGTGCAGGACCAGGAGGTACGCCTCTATATGGACTGTGATGACTTCCAAGCAGAGACCTTCCACAGGAGCAGCCGCCAGCTCAGCTTTGAACCCAGCTCGGGCATCTTCGTGGGCAATGCTGGAGGAACTGGCCTGGAGAAGTTTGTG GGCTCTATCCAGCAGCTGGTGATCAAGCCGGACCCCAGGGCTGCAGAGGAGCAGTGTGAAGAGGATGATCCCTAT GCTTCTGGGGATGGGAGTGGGGATGACACGTTGCATGACCGTGAAACAGAAGACAAGTTCATGAAGAACATGGAACGAAAAAAGGAAACAGCACGG CCAGAGGACATGCTAAGCGTGCCAGTGCGAGCTCCACCCACAGAGTCTCCAGAGTTGGAGCTAGATgagtacactgttcacctgaccCCCACAAACCAAGCCCATCAGGAGATGCTGCTCGAAGGTGGGGAAG GATCCCACCAAACAGAGGAGccaggggagaggtcaggggat GGCAGGCCTCTTAGCTACGGACAGAAAGGAGAGCAAGGAGAGCCTGGGCCTATGGGTCCTGCTGGCCCCCGTGGCCCCCCTGGCCCTTCCACTCCCTCTGAGGATAGGTCTGGACACGGCCAGCCAGGACCAAGGGGCCCTCAGGGGCCTTCAGGGGCCCCTGGGGTGCCAGGGAAGGACGGACAGCCT GGAAGCAAGGGTAAAGATGGAGACCCA GGACAAAGAGGACCTCATGGATTCCCAGGGTTGGCAGGAGAGGTTGGAGTCAAAGGAGATAAG GGGGACACAGGAGTAGGCTTACCGGGGCCTCCAGGCCCTCCCGGACCACTCAAATCTCACAGTGTACCG TATGGAGAGGATGCACTCGGCTCTGGCTTTGGGGACCTTGACGATACAGAATTTATCAGA gGTTCCCCTGGTCCTCCCGGCCCTCCAGGTCAACCTGGCCCGCCTGGTCCCACCCGTTTCTTCGAAGCCTCCGAGGGCTTATTCCCTGGACAACCAGGTTCTCCAGGGCCACCTGGCAGAGACGGCCTTGTTGGGAAACCTGGACCACCG GTGATTGAGGATTGGTTTAGTGGTTCTGGCTCGGGCTCTGCGTTTGGCTCTGAGTTTGGCTCAGGGTTGTTCGGCTCTGGGCTTGGTTCTGGCGAG GGTCCTACTGGTCTGGATGGGGATGCTGGGCTAACAGGGCCTACAGGTCTGAAG GGTGAACAAGGACTAGCTGGACCAAACGGACCAATG GGTGTATCAGGTGACCCAGGGCTGACAGGAGCTACAGGACCGAGGGGACCagaggggaagatgggcgacCCTGGCCCTCGGGGGCTGCCTGGCCCCACCGGACCCCCAGGAGGAAGATTTTTTGTTGAG GATGTGGAGGGGTCTGGGAAGAATGACATGGTCCTTGGCACAGAACTCAAAGGCCCTCAG GGACCTCCTGGTCTCCCTGGCCCTGCAGGACCAAAG GGTGAAGATGGGAAGGATGGGGCTCCTGGGTTGTCAGTGAAG GGTGAGCCTGGTGCTTCTGGACCTGAGGGACTCCAAGGGCTAGCTGGGTTACCAGGCGCCAGG GGATTGAAAGGAGACAAAGGTGATCCAGGACCAAAG GGGGAGTGTGGTCCTGATGGACACAATGTACCTGGTCCTCCTGGTCCTCCCGGCCCTCCAGGACCAATCATCAATCTGCAGGAT CTCCTCCTGAACAATACAGAGAGCATGTTTAACATCACTGAGATACGTGGGCCCCCTGGCCCAATG GGCCCTGAAGGCGAGCCTGGCAGAGCAGGATTCCCT GGCCCAAGAGGACCAAAGGGTGACAGTGGGCTTCCTGGTTTTCAAGGTCCGCCAGGAATGAAG GGTGCGAAAGGGGAAGCTGGTGTCACTATCGCTGCCGATGGAACTGTGTTGACAAGTGTCAGGGGGCCTCGGGGACCAAAAGGAATCAAG GGTGAGCGTGGCTTCCCTGGAGCTTATGGTGTCATG GGACCAATTGGACCAACTGGACAAAAGGGAGAATACGGGTTCCCTGGTCGACCG GGGCGACCTGGAATGGCAGGGAAGAAGGGAGACCAGGGAGATGCCATTGGTCAACCA GGACTTCCTGGTCCTCCTGGCCCTCCCGGACCCCCAGGACCAGTAACAGGGCTCAACGGA GTTAATGGCAGCAAAGGGTTGTCACAAG GTGGCAGGAGAAGAAACGGAGGTGCTAAAGGGGAAAAGGGAGAGGTTGGACTTCCTGGAATGCCTGTAGAACCAG ATGATATTCTACCAGAAGGCTTTGTA GGAGAAAAAGGAGACACGGGCTATGAAGGAATGAAAGGAGACCAGGGTGAACCTGGGTTGCCTGGCCCTCCAGGTCTTCCTGGGAGATCAGGCCTTGTG GGGCCAAAAGGTGAGTCCGTCATTGGCACCGTTGGTCATCCTGGAGCTCCTGGTGAACCAGGGGTTCTTGGCATTGGACGACCAGGCTCTCGGGGGCCCCCTGGCCCTGCCGGACCCCCTGGACCCCCCCCTGTCTATGGTTCAG CTGTGAGTATTCCCGGCCCACCTGGGCCTCCCGGTACTCCTGGGATTACTGGCTATGAAAACCCG gtgtccacatacaggaACACCAACAGTTTGATGAGGGAGAGCCACCGTGCTGCAGAGGGCTCGATGGCATATGTCTCAGACAAGGGAGAACTCTACGTTAGAACTAGAGATGGCTGGCGCAAGGTTCAG CTTGGTGAGCTCATCCTCATCCCAGCAGAGAGCCCATCCTCTGCAGTGTCCCAGGCCCTGAGCAGACCAGGAGATCGCACCAGACCCCACAGCCAG GAACTAGTTGGAACTAGCTACGTGCCCAACTATAATGTCCTACCTCATACAGTACACTCAGTACCAGCG CTGCACCTGGTGGCCCTGAATGCTCCGTTCTCTGGGGACATGCGTGGCATCCGGGGAGCAGACTTCCAGTGCTACCAGCAGGCCCGAGCCATGGGTCTCACTGCCACCTACAGAGCATTCTTGTCCTCACACCTCCAGGACCTGGCCACCATCGTCAAGAAGGGAGACCGCTACAACATGCCCGTCATCAACCTCAAG GGAGAGGTGATCTATAGCAGCTGGATGAACATCTTCTCTGGGAACGGAGGCGTGTTTGACCCATCCATCCCCATCTACTCCTTTGAAGGACGGAACGTCATGACGGACCCTACTTG GCCTCAGAAGCTGGTGTGGCATGGCTCCAGTACGGTGGGCATCCGTATGACCACTAACTACTGTGAGGCGTGGCGGGCGGGTGACATGGCGGTGACGGGCCAGGCTTCGCTCCTCCAGACAGGCAGACTTCTGGGCCAACACACCCGCAGCTGCTCCAACCATTTCATAGTGCTATGTATTGAGAACAGCTACATTGACCACAGGAGGTCTAATTAA
- the LOC115114476 gene encoding collagen alpha-1(XV) chain isoform X1, giving the protein MALLRLYSLLLLMAPVHGQWWSAFLGKAQEMTTQPLTTVPTTTQVLWTTEGTEVGQVGTQTEVFTTAPVQSTPLQSIQEPAGDGTTEIKPKAKKISLKMWKSHERGSTGHLDLTELIGVPLPPSVSFITGYEGFPAYGFGPDANIGRLTKTFIPDPFFRDFAIIVTIRPSSKQGGVLFAITDAQQKVVQLGLALTPVEDETQRIQLYYTEGGEESSHSQQVASFKLPDMRNKWTRFTLSVQDQEVRLYMDCDDFQAETFHRSSRQLSFEPSSGIFVGNAGGTGLEKFVGSIQQLVIKPDPRAAEEQCEEDDPYASGDGSGDDTLHDRETEDKFMKNMERKKETARPEDMLSVPVRAPPTESPELELDEYTVHLTPTNQAHQEMLLEGGEGSHQTEEPGERSGDGRPLSYGQKGEQGEPGPMGPAGPRGPPGPSTPSEDRSGHGQPGPRGPQGPSGAPGVPGKDGQPGSKGKDGDPGQRGPHGFPGLAGEVGVKGDKGDTGVGLPGPPGPPGPLKSHSVPYGEDALGSGFGDLDDTEFIRGSPGPPGPPGQPGPPGPTRFFEASEGLFPGQPGSPGPPGRDGLVGKPGPPVIEDWFSGSGSGSAFGSEFGSGLFGSGLGSGEGPTGLDGDAGLTGPTGLKGEQGLAGPNGPMGVSGDPGLTGATGPRGPEGKMGDPGPRGLPGPTGPPGGRFFVEDVEGSGKNDMVLGTELKGPQGPPGLPGPAGPKGEDGKDGAPGLSVKGEPGASGPEGLQGLAGLPGARGLKGDKGDPGPKGECGPDGHNVPGPPGPPGPPGPIINLQDLLLNNTESMFNITEIRGPPGPMGPEGEPGRAGFPGPRGPKGDSGLPGFQGPPGMKGAKGEAGVTIAADGTVLTSVRGPRGPKGIKGERGFPGAYGVMGPIGPTGQKGEYGFPGRPGRPGMAGKKGDQGDAIGQPGLPGPPGPPGPPGPVTGLNGTVFPVRPRPFCKTPVNGSKGLSQGGRRRNGGAKGEKGEVGLPGMPVEPDDILPEGFVGEKGDTGYEGMKGDQGEPGLPGPPGLPGRSGLVGPKGESVIGTVGHPGAPGEPGVLGIGRPGSRGPPGPAGPPGPPPVYGSAVSIPGPPGPPGTPGITGYENPVSTYRNTNSLMRESHRAAEGSMAYVSDKGELYVRTRDGWRKVQLGELILIPAESPSSAVSQALSRPGDRTRPHSQELVGTSYVPNYNVLPHTVHSVPALHLVALNAPFSGDMRGIRGADFQCYQQARAMGLTATYRAFLSSHLQDLATIVKKGDRYNMPVINLKGEVIYSSWMNIFSGNGGVFDPSIPIYSFEGRNVMTDPTWPQKLVWHGSSTVGIRMTTNYCEAWRAGDMAVTGQASLLQTGRLLGQHTRSCSNHFIVLCIENSYIDHRRSN; this is encoded by the exons ATGGCTCTCCTGCGTCTTTACAGTCTGCTGCTGCTCATGGCTCCTGTTCATGGCCAGTGGTGGAGTGCTTTCCTGGGGAAAGCACAGGAGATGACCACACAGCCCCTCACCACCGTCCCCACAACCACCCAGGTATTGTGGACCACAGAAGGGACAGAGGTGGGCCAGGTGGGGACTCAGACGGAGGTCTTCACCACTGCACCTGTTCAGAGTACCCCGCTACAGAGTATACAGGAGCCTGCTGGTGATGGAACCACAGAGATCAAGCCCAAGGCTAAGAAAATATCTCTGAAAATGTGGAAGAGTCATG AGCGTGGCTCTACGGGACACCTAGACCTGACTGAGTTGATCGGAGTgccactccctccctctgtctccttcatcACCGGCTATGAGGGCTTCCCGGCCTACGGCTTCGGGCCTGACGCCAACATCGGACGTCTCACCAAGACCTTCATACCCGATCCTTTCTTCAGGGACTTTGCCATCATTGTCACCATCAGGCCCAGCAGCAAACAGGGAGGGGTGCTGTTCGCCATCACTGATGCCCAGCAGAAGGTGGTGCAGCTGGGGTTGGCACTGACGCCCGTGGAGGACGAGACCCAGAGGATTCAGCTGTACTACACCGAGGGGGGCGAGGAGTCCTCACACAGCCAACAGGTGGCGTCCTTCAAGTTGCCTGATATGAGGAATAAGTGGACGCGCTTCACTCTGTCGGTGCAGGACCAGGAGGTACGCCTCTATATGGACTGTGATGACTTCCAAGCAGAGACCTTCCACAGGAGCAGCCGCCAGCTCAGCTTTGAACCCAGCTCGGGCATCTTCGTGGGCAATGCTGGAGGAACTGGCCTGGAGAAGTTTGTG GGCTCTATCCAGCAGCTGGTGATCAAGCCGGACCCCAGGGCTGCAGAGGAGCAGTGTGAAGAGGATGATCCCTAT GCTTCTGGGGATGGGAGTGGGGATGACACGTTGCATGACCGTGAAACAGAAGACAAGTTCATGAAGAACATGGAACGAAAAAAGGAAACAGCACGG CCAGAGGACATGCTAAGCGTGCCAGTGCGAGCTCCACCCACAGAGTCTCCAGAGTTGGAGCTAGATgagtacactgttcacctgaccCCCACAAACCAAGCCCATCAGGAGATGCTGCTCGAAGGTGGGGAAG GATCCCACCAAACAGAGGAGccaggggagaggtcaggggat GGCAGGCCTCTTAGCTACGGACAGAAAGGAGAGCAAGGAGAGCCTGGGCCTATGGGTCCTGCTGGCCCCCGTGGCCCCCCTGGCCCTTCCACTCCCTCTGAGGATAGGTCTGGACACGGCCAGCCAGGACCAAGGGGCCCTCAGGGGCCTTCAGGGGCCCCTGGGGTGCCAGGGAAGGACGGACAGCCT GGAAGCAAGGGTAAAGATGGAGACCCA GGACAAAGAGGACCTCATGGATTCCCAGGGTTGGCAGGAGAGGTTGGAGTCAAAGGAGATAAG GGGGACACAGGAGTAGGCTTACCGGGGCCTCCAGGCCCTCCCGGACCACTCAAATCTCACAGTGTACCG TATGGAGAGGATGCACTCGGCTCTGGCTTTGGGGACCTTGACGATACAGAATTTATCAGA gGTTCCCCTGGTCCTCCCGGCCCTCCAGGTCAACCTGGCCCGCCTGGTCCCACCCGTTTCTTCGAAGCCTCCGAGGGCTTATTCCCTGGACAACCAGGTTCTCCAGGGCCACCTGGCAGAGACGGCCTTGTTGGGAAACCTGGACCACCG GTGATTGAGGATTGGTTTAGTGGTTCTGGCTCGGGCTCTGCGTTTGGCTCTGAGTTTGGCTCAGGGTTGTTCGGCTCTGGGCTTGGTTCTGGCGAG GGTCCTACTGGTCTGGATGGGGATGCTGGGCTAACAGGGCCTACAGGTCTGAAG GGTGAACAAGGACTAGCTGGACCAAACGGACCAATG GGTGTATCAGGTGACCCAGGGCTGACAGGAGCTACAGGACCGAGGGGACCagaggggaagatgggcgacCCTGGCCCTCGGGGGCTGCCTGGCCCCACCGGACCCCCAGGAGGAAGATTTTTTGTTGAG GATGTGGAGGGGTCTGGGAAGAATGACATGGTCCTTGGCACAGAACTCAAAGGCCCTCAG GGACCTCCTGGTCTCCCTGGCCCTGCAGGACCAAAG GGTGAAGATGGGAAGGATGGGGCTCCTGGGTTGTCAGTGAAG GGTGAGCCTGGTGCTTCTGGACCTGAGGGACTCCAAGGGCTAGCTGGGTTACCAGGCGCCAGG GGATTGAAAGGAGACAAAGGTGATCCAGGACCAAAG GGGGAGTGTGGTCCTGATGGACACAATGTACCTGGTCCTCCTGGTCCTCCCGGCCCTCCAGGACCAATCATCAATCTGCAGGAT CTCCTCCTGAACAATACAGAGAGCATGTTTAACATCACTGAGATACGTGGGCCCCCTGGCCCAATG GGCCCTGAAGGCGAGCCTGGCAGAGCAGGATTCCCT GGCCCAAGAGGACCAAAGGGTGACAGTGGGCTTCCTGGTTTTCAAGGTCCGCCAGGAATGAAG GGTGCGAAAGGGGAAGCTGGTGTCACTATCGCTGCCGATGGAACTGTGTTGACAAGTGTCAGGGGGCCTCGGGGACCAAAAGGAATCAAG GGTGAGCGTGGCTTCCCTGGAGCTTATGGTGTCATG GGACCAATTGGACCAACTGGACAAAAGGGAGAATACGGGTTCCCTGGTCGACCG GGGCGACCTGGAATGGCAGGGAAGAAGGGAGACCAGGGAGATGCCATTGGTCAACCA GGACTTCCTGGTCCTCCTGGCCCTCCCGGACCCCCAGGACCAGTAACAGGGCTCAACGGA ACAGTTTTTCCGGTCCGTCCCAGACCGTTCTGCAAAACACCA GTTAATGGCAGCAAAGGGTTGTCACAAG GTGGCAGGAGAAGAAACGGAGGTGCTAAAGGGGAAAAGGGAGAGGTTGGACTTCCTGGAATGCCTGTAGAACCAG ATGATATTCTACCAGAAGGCTTTGTA GGAGAAAAAGGAGACACGGGCTATGAAGGAATGAAAGGAGACCAGGGTGAACCTGGGTTGCCTGGCCCTCCAGGTCTTCCTGGGAGATCAGGCCTTGTG GGGCCAAAAGGTGAGTCCGTCATTGGCACCGTTGGTCATCCTGGAGCTCCTGGTGAACCAGGGGTTCTTGGCATTGGACGACCAGGCTCTCGGGGGCCCCCTGGCCCTGCCGGACCCCCTGGACCCCCCCCTGTCTATGGTTCAG CTGTGAGTATTCCCGGCCCACCTGGGCCTCCCGGTACTCCTGGGATTACTGGCTATGAAAACCCG gtgtccacatacaggaACACCAACAGTTTGATGAGGGAGAGCCACCGTGCTGCAGAGGGCTCGATGGCATATGTCTCAGACAAGGGAGAACTCTACGTTAGAACTAGAGATGGCTGGCGCAAGGTTCAG CTTGGTGAGCTCATCCTCATCCCAGCAGAGAGCCCATCCTCTGCAGTGTCCCAGGCCCTGAGCAGACCAGGAGATCGCACCAGACCCCACAGCCAG GAACTAGTTGGAACTAGCTACGTGCCCAACTATAATGTCCTACCTCATACAGTACACTCAGTACCAGCG CTGCACCTGGTGGCCCTGAATGCTCCGTTCTCTGGGGACATGCGTGGCATCCGGGGAGCAGACTTCCAGTGCTACCAGCAGGCCCGAGCCATGGGTCTCACTGCCACCTACAGAGCATTCTTGTCCTCACACCTCCAGGACCTGGCCACCATCGTCAAGAAGGGAGACCGCTACAACATGCCCGTCATCAACCTCAAG GGAGAGGTGATCTATAGCAGCTGGATGAACATCTTCTCTGGGAACGGAGGCGTGTTTGACCCATCCATCCCCATCTACTCCTTTGAAGGACGGAACGTCATGACGGACCCTACTTG GCCTCAGAAGCTGGTGTGGCATGGCTCCAGTACGGTGGGCATCCGTATGACCACTAACTACTGTGAGGCGTGGCGGGCGGGTGACATGGCGGTGACGGGCCAGGCTTCGCTCCTCCAGACAGGCAGACTTCTGGGCCAACACACCCGCAGCTGCTCCAACCATTTCATAGTGCTATGTATTGAGAACAGCTACATTGACCACAGGAGGTCTAATTAA